In the Muricauda sp. MAR_2010_75 genome, one interval contains:
- a CDS encoding TonB-dependent receptor, whose protein sequence is MKIKSKLLTISFLLFQAVLLAQSNITVSGTVTDDQGTPLPGASIILMGTTTGTQTDFDGNYSLDNVSSTGTLSFSYIGFATQEVSINGQTIINISLQEDTESLDEVVVVGYGTQKKADLTGSIATIKSEDITRTPSGAAMQALQGKVAGLQVVSSGAPGTGPTIRVRGIGSYVGGASNPLYVVDGTFFDDIDFLNTEDIESISVLKDASAAAIYGVRAANGVVLIETKSGRKNQKPQITYNGYQGVQIAQNLVKLSNSEQFATLARESGSAAEAQFIENAMQRYGRSRVNPNVPNVNTDWYDLILRHALQQNHSFGVTGGSDNIAYSVGLNYFEQEGILKMKNDFERLNIRSKLSFDISDRLNVGVSTLFSNATRYRPEDTAFALAYFAVPVMPVLDPSKTDAYPKPYANAQDLGYRGTQNPFPIMDNTENRNKIRNTLMTIDLSYQLVPDKLTFKTAYYHNFETLEVREVRLPFFFGNGNAFRENAELIKRTETFSEQTWDNTLTFNDSFGKHNLTVLAGTAFRDRSFELLEAKGLNFPNGPGIGDESYFLDLSKTIDVDGVGDDGSRQYFFSYFGRVAYNFDDRYLLYGTFRADGTSKYQEKWGYFPTIGAGWVISEESFFPDTDAINFLKFRGSWGELGNANVASSTGGITSEEVVAAFGDTRFSGLVTSSDFEALKWEVTAETNVGITARLFNNQLSLDADYFKRDTRDAVIPVSRLLVPGTTRQNVGKIRNTGFEVVLNWNKRVSEDFSYNIGANFSTLNNEVLDLKGQENLTSGGDLAQRTVVGGTINPFFGLEVAGVYQTPEEIQADPAAQTAIGNGLTVEPGDFRFVDHNGDMMIDAQDRVDLGSYLPTYTFGFNVGLNYKAWDFTLNVIGQGGNVIANQKRFAIRQTPDPNIDRDFAINRWNGPGSTNSYPSARGIRNPWSNQFLNSFFVEKGDFVRLQNVTLGYTLPELPGKFNPEIRFYITAERPLTLFDYNGFTPEVPDGRDNQTYPIPGIYTVGVNVKI, encoded by the coding sequence ATGAAAATTAAAAGCAAACTATTAACAATCTCGTTTTTATTGTTTCAAGCGGTGCTTTTGGCCCAAAGCAATATAACGGTTTCGGGTACAGTTACTGATGATCAAGGTACGCCATTGCCAGGAGCGAGTATTATCTTAATGGGTACTACAACCGGAACCCAAACCGATTTCGATGGAAATTACAGTTTGGACAATGTTTCAAGTACCGGAACACTCTCATTCAGTTACATTGGTTTTGCCACCCAAGAAGTATCTATTAATGGTCAAACCATTATTAATATCTCCCTTCAGGAAGATACAGAGAGCTTGGATGAAGTGGTAGTAGTAGGTTATGGTACCCAAAAGAAGGCTGATTTAACAGGTTCCATAGCCACGATTAAATCAGAGGATATCACCAGGACTCCTTCTGGAGCCGCTATGCAGGCCCTACAGGGTAAAGTAGCGGGTTTGCAGGTTGTGAGTAGTGGTGCTCCGGGAACAGGCCCTACCATTAGGGTAAGGGGTATTGGTTCTTATGTTGGTGGGGCTTCGAATCCTTTATATGTGGTCGACGGAACATTTTTCGATGACATTGACTTTCTGAATACGGAGGACATTGAAAGTATTTCAGTCTTGAAAGATGCTTCGGCAGCTGCCATTTATGGTGTTCGAGCTGCAAATGGTGTGGTGTTGATAGAGACCAAGTCCGGAAGAAAAAATCAAAAACCACAGATTACTTACAATGGGTATCAAGGCGTACAAATAGCCCAAAATTTAGTGAAGCTTTCCAATTCGGAACAGTTTGCCACTTTGGCCAGGGAGTCAGGGTCTGCAGCTGAAGCGCAGTTTATTGAAAATGCCATGCAACGCTATGGTAGAAGCAGGGTAAACCCTAACGTGCCAAATGTCAATACAGACTGGTACGATTTAATTCTAAGACATGCCCTTCAACAAAATCACAGTTTTGGGGTGACAGGAGGTTCCGATAACATCGCTTATTCAGTAGGGCTGAATTATTTTGAGCAAGAAGGGATTCTTAAAATGAAGAACGATTTTGAGCGTCTCAATATCCGAAGCAAATTGAGCTTTGATATTAGTGATCGACTCAATGTAGGCGTATCCACACTTTTTAGTAATGCTACAAGATATAGACCAGAAGATACTGCTTTTGCGCTAGCCTATTTTGCAGTACCCGTAATGCCAGTTCTGGACCCTTCCAAAACTGATGCTTACCCAAAACCGTATGCTAATGCACAGGATTTAGGGTATAGGGGCACACAAAACCCTTTCCCAATAATGGACAATACGGAAAATAGGAACAAAATACGGAATACGCTGATGACCATTGATTTGAGCTATCAACTGGTTCCCGATAAATTGACATTCAAAACTGCTTATTACCACAATTTTGAAACCTTGGAAGTAAGGGAAGTAAGATTGCCTTTCTTTTTTGGAAACGGAAATGCCTTCAGGGAGAATGCAGAGTTGATCAAAAGAACGGAAACCTTTTCTGAACAGACTTGGGACAATACCCTGACCTTTAATGACAGTTTTGGCAAACATAACTTAACAGTTTTGGCAGGTACGGCATTTCGGGATAGATCTTTTGAACTTTTGGAAGCCAAAGGATTGAATTTCCCTAATGGACCAGGGATTGGCGATGAATCCTATTTCTTGGATTTGTCCAAAACAATTGATGTTGATGGTGTTGGGGATGATGGAAGTAGGCAATACTTTTTCTCTTACTTTGGAAGAGTTGCCTACAATTTCGATGATCGATACCTTTTGTATGGTACATTCAGGGCGGATGGAACAAGCAAGTACCAAGAAAAATGGGGCTATTTTCCAACCATTGGTGCTGGATGGGTCATTTCAGAAGAATCGTTTTTTCCAGACACCGATGCCATCAATTTTTTAAAGTTTAGAGGTAGCTGGGGTGAATTGGGGAATGCCAATGTTGCTTCAAGTACCGGGGGCATAACCTCAGAAGAAGTTGTTGCGGCTTTTGGAGATACCAGATTTTCAGGATTGGTCACTAGCAGTGACTTTGAGGCCTTGAAATGGGAAGTTACGGCAGAGACCAATGTGGGTATAACAGCAAGATTGTTCAATAACCAATTGTCTTTGGATGCGGATTACTTTAAAAGGGATACCAGGGACGCGGTAATTCCCGTGTCTAGATTGTTGGTGCCAGGGACAACAAGACAGAATGTTGGAAAAATCAGAAACACTGGGTTTGAGGTGGTGTTGAATTGGAACAAACGGGTTTCTGAGGATTTCAGTTACAATATTGGGGCTAACTTTTCTACCCTCAATAATGAAGTGTTGGATTTGAAGGGACAAGAAAACCTGACCAGTGGTGGTGACCTTGCCCAAAGAACCGTGGTTGGGGGTACCATAAACCCTTTCTTTGGTCTCGAAGTGGCGGGAGTGTATCAAACACCTGAAGAAATCCAAGCGGACCCTGCTGCACAGACAGCTATTGGAAATGGTCTAACGGTAGAACCCGGTGATTTTAGATTTGTGGACCACAATGGCGATATGATGATTGATGCCCAAGACAGGGTCGATTTAGGGTCTTACTTGCCCACATATACCTTTGGTTTCAATGTTGGGCTCAACTATAAAGCGTGGGATTTTACATTGAATGTCATTGGACAAGGCGGGAATGTCATTGCCAATCAAAAACGATTTGCAATTCGTCAAACTCCCGATCCCAATATAGACCGAGACTTTGCGATAAATCGATGGAACGGGCCTGGTTCTACCAATTCCTACCCATCAGCCAGGGGAATTAGAAACCCATGGAGCAATCAATTTCTCAACAGCTTTTTTGTTGAAAAAGGAGATTTTGTCAGACTACAAAATGTGACTTTGGGGTACACTTTGCCGGAATTACCCGGAAAATTTAACCCCGAAATACGGTTTTATATAACCGCGGAGCGGCCTTTGACCTTATTTGATTATAACGGTTTCACCCCAGAGGTGCCAGATGGACGTGACAATCAAACGTATCCTATTCCAGGAATATATACAGTGGGAGTTAATGTTAAAATCTAA
- a CDS encoding RagB/SusD family nutrient uptake outer membrane protein, with translation MKFIKTNKFFALLAFLGILISSCSSELEQPELNNNFAGGTDFSKTDDMIFSLIGVYQAVNSRGWEQPLVVATRGDDVNAAGDQQGLKNQDRYVYDNSFFGSRTLWETYYGDIIAAHTGMEQIGRYMELADEEGIALGNQYIAEAKVLRAILLFQLSQVYGAVFIPESSDLSAFENVTSVPTKEEVMQHISDQMDEALPFLLNMRPNERTDLPGGVTRYTALMLKALANQELENYQVVADAAGAIISSGKFSLMSDYYELFKTPGKLSDENLFEFQYSDFNTGSGDRVGHLYAPYGPNGWTPAVAGAAGGWGFFEPSMKYVTFMLDRGETERLETTVLFTQNGIDSIINATAYTAETLPDFVSPETRYGDVLLDNERAIFCSGKHYLPSSQLISGRTEYGSNKHYIVYRYAETLLIYAEALLHGASGSAMSADQAVNMVRSRAGLPPISGVTMDQLVDEKYAELAMEWGKRFLDMVRLGRYEELSFEGRTFTADKAFVTYHQDQIDEFPILGDIINN, from the coding sequence ATGAAATTTATAAAAACAAACAAATTTTTTGCACTCTTGGCATTCTTGGGCATCTTGATTTCAAGCTGCTCCAGTGAACTTGAGCAACCAGAACTCAATAACAATTTTGCGGGTGGTACCGACTTCTCTAAGACCGATGATATGATATTCTCACTCATTGGGGTCTATCAGGCCGTAAATTCCAGAGGTTGGGAACAACCTTTGGTTGTGGCAACCAGAGGAGATGATGTTAATGCGGCTGGAGATCAGCAAGGTTTAAAGAATCAGGACAGATATGTGTATGATAACTCCTTTTTTGGTTCCAGAACCCTTTGGGAGACCTACTACGGTGATATCATAGCGGCACATACTGGTATGGAACAGATTGGCAGGTATATGGAATTAGCCGATGAGGAAGGAATTGCCCTTGGTAATCAATATATAGCCGAGGCAAAGGTCTTGCGAGCCATATTGCTTTTTCAATTGTCACAGGTATATGGTGCGGTCTTTATTCCTGAATCATCAGACCTCAGTGCCTTTGAAAATGTAACCTCGGTTCCCACTAAGGAAGAGGTGATGCAACACATTTCCGATCAAATGGATGAGGCCCTGCCATTTCTGCTGAACATGCGCCCCAATGAACGTACAGATTTGCCTGGAGGTGTAACTCGATATACGGCACTAATGCTAAAGGCATTGGCGAACCAAGAACTGGAAAATTACCAAGTTGTAGCAGATGCCGCAGGAGCAATAATCAGCTCAGGTAAATTTAGCTTGATGTCTGACTACTATGAATTATTCAAAACACCGGGAAAGCTCAGTGATGAAAACCTATTTGAATTCCAATATTCTGATTTTAATACAGGTTCTGGAGATCGCGTAGGCCATCTTTATGCGCCTTATGGACCCAATGGTTGGACCCCTGCAGTGGCTGGAGCCGCAGGTGGCTGGGGCTTCTTTGAGCCAAGTATGAAGTATGTGACCTTTATGTTGGACCGCGGCGAAACGGAACGTCTGGAAACAACAGTGTTGTTCACCCAGAACGGAATTGACAGTATTATCAACGCAACAGCTTACACCGCGGAAACCTTACCTGATTTTGTTTCTCCTGAAACACGATATGGAGATGTCCTTCTAGACAACGAAAGGGCCATATTCTGCAGTGGTAAGCACTACCTGCCCAGCAGCCAACTCATTTCTGGTCGGACAGAATATGGAAGCAACAAGCACTATATAGTATATAGATATGCAGAAACCCTATTGATTTATGCCGAAGCTTTGTTACATGGAGCATCAGGCTCTGCAATGAGTGCTGACCAAGCGGTGAATATGGTAAGAAGCAGGGCAGGACTTCCACCCATTAGTGGTGTTACTATGGACCAACTTGTAGATGAAAAATATGCCGAATTGGCCATGGAATGGGGCAAACGGTTTTTGGACATGGTTCGCTTAGGTAGATATGAGGAACTCAGTTTCGAAGGAAGGACGTTCACGGCAGACAAAGCCTTCGTTACATATCATCAAGACCAAATTGATGAATTCCCCATTTTGGGAGATATAATTAACAACTAA
- a CDS encoding LamG-like jellyroll fold domain-containing protein — protein sequence MKTIRLILVNCLVILFFYGCDQGIDSITEVAPGTDETAPQISINYPTEGTQIQVFEEVTSLDIDIEVTDDIEVEDIKVMLNGTQIANFNSFLDYRVVLKEFSYDNLGDGDHKLTVTATDLEGKTSTEEVNFSKSPPYEAMFDGEVMYMPFDGQFMDLISFQQPEEVGSPGFNGDGYVGSDAYVGAQDSYLNFPMDGLKNPEFSAAFWYKVNAVPDRAGILVVGDDAEDRFQGFRLFREGDGDEQRIKLNVGTGAGESWNDGGVIDVAAGEWVHVTMSISQTKTTIYFNGIEMLSSDLIAPIDWTGCEVLTIGSGGPTFDYWDHLSDYSEIDELRIFNKALTDVDIQIMLNSLNPYMPQYPGESFYMPFDGDYIDLVGSRAASEVGAPGFTDESQVGDQAYAGATDSYIEYPANASLLTPEFSGAFWYKVDAEPTRAGIIVIGDDEVDRFQGFRLFREGDANEQRIKLNVGTGAGESWNDGDVIDVTAGEWVHIAFTIASDKNTIYFNGTEVLSSAMSAPIDWTGCETFTIGSGGPTFSYWDHLSDNSTIDDLRFFNKALTPEEVAAVAGGTVTVPNYGSTLYMPFDGTYTEANSNSEPTVEGTPGFAGESSVGSDAYAGVADSYLTFPIDGLFNNQFSAAFWYKVDGNPDRAGLLTVSPPMNGSDNDLSAGFRLFREGDAASQRIKLHVGSDAGDVWNDGEVIDVTAGEWVHVAFTVTETATLIYFNGEPVANMGDMTGKTISWENCSILSIGSGAPNFIGWGHLSDTSFIDELYIFDKALTQEEIQEIMND from the coding sequence ATGAAAACCATAAGATTAATACTGGTCAATTGCCTGGTTATCCTGTTCTTTTATGGATGTGACCAAGGAATTGACTCTATCACAGAAGTAGCTCCGGGAACAGATGAGACAGCTCCTCAGATAAGCATAAACTATCCCACTGAGGGAACCCAGATTCAGGTTTTTGAAGAAGTAACAAGCTTGGATATTGATATTGAAGTTACCGATGATATAGAGGTAGAGGATATTAAAGTGATGTTGAACGGTACCCAAATTGCCAATTTCAATTCGTTTTTGGATTATCGTGTGGTACTCAAAGAGTTCTCATATGATAATTTAGGCGATGGAGATCACAAGCTTACCGTAACTGCTACCGACCTAGAGGGAAAAACGTCCACAGAGGAAGTCAACTTCTCCAAATCGCCTCCATATGAGGCTATGTTTGATGGGGAGGTAATGTACATGCCTTTTGATGGCCAATTTATGGACCTCATCAGCTTTCAACAGCCCGAGGAAGTAGGCTCACCAGGATTCAATGGAGATGGATACGTGGGCTCTGATGCCTACGTTGGAGCACAAGATTCCTACCTCAATTTTCCCATGGATGGGCTAAAAAACCCAGAATTTAGTGCGGCATTTTGGTATAAGGTAAATGCTGTACCGGACAGAGCCGGAATATTAGTAGTTGGCGATGATGCCGAAGACCGTTTCCAAGGCTTTAGATTGTTCAGGGAAGGAGATGGTGATGAACAGCGGATAAAATTGAACGTAGGTACTGGAGCCGGTGAGAGCTGGAATGATGGTGGCGTCATAGATGTGGCCGCAGGTGAATGGGTCCACGTGACCATGTCCATCTCGCAAACCAAGACCACTATCTACTTTAATGGGATTGAGATGTTGTCTTCAGATTTAATAGCACCCATTGATTGGACAGGCTGTGAAGTTTTGACCATTGGTTCAGGTGGTCCTACTTTTGATTACTGGGACCATTTATCGGATTATAGTGAAATAGATGAACTCCGAATCTTCAATAAGGCGTTGACTGATGTAGACATACAAATTATGTTGAATTCATTAAACCCATATATGCCACAGTATCCCGGAGAGTCATTCTATATGCCTTTTGATGGTGATTATATTGATTTAGTGGGAAGTAGGGCAGCCAGCGAAGTAGGTGCACCTGGATTTACAGATGAAAGTCAAGTAGGTGACCAAGCCTATGCTGGGGCAACGGATTCTTATATTGAATATCCAGCTAACGCATCACTGCTTACCCCCGAATTCAGCGGAGCCTTCTGGTATAAGGTGGATGCAGAGCCTACACGGGCTGGAATTATAGTAATTGGCGATGATGAAGTGGACCGTTTCCAAGGGTTCAGGCTCTTCAGGGAAGGTGATGCCAATGAACAACGAATCAAACTCAACGTAGGAACGGGAGCAGGTGAAAGCTGGAACGATGGTGATGTCATTGATGTTACCGCCGGAGAATGGGTACATATTGCCTTTACCATTGCCAGTGATAAAAACACCATTTACTTTAATGGTACTGAAGTGCTTTCCTCTGCCATGTCTGCACCTATCGACTGGACAGGTTGCGAAACCTTTACCATTGGATCGGGAGGCCCAACTTTCAGTTATTGGGATCACCTATCGGACAATAGTACCATAGATGACCTTCGTTTCTTCAATAAGGCACTTACGCCTGAAGAAGTGGCAGCGGTTGCAGGCGGTACGGTAACCGTACCAAACTATGGGTCAACCTTGTATATGCCATTCGATGGTACCTACACGGAGGCCAATAGCAACTCAGAACCCACTGTGGAAGGAACTCCAGGATTTGCTGGAGAAAGTAGTGTGGGAAGCGACGCTTACGCGGGCGTAGCAGATTCCTATCTCACATTCCCTATCGATGGATTGTTCAACAATCAGTTCAGTGCTGCTTTCTGGTATAAAGTGGATGGAAACCCTGATAGGGCAGGACTACTTACAGTTAGCCCACCCATGAATGGGAGCGATAATGATTTAAGTGCAGGGTTTAGGTTGTTTAGAGAAGGAGATGCCGCATCACAGCGTATTAAACTTCATGTGGGAAGTGATGCCGGAGATGTGTGGAATGATGGGGAGGTCATCGACGTTACCGCAGGAGAATGGGTACATGTAGCCTTTACAGTGACCGAAACTGCAACACTGATCTATTTCAATGGAGAGCCTGTGGCCAACATGGGAGATATGACTGGTAAGACCATTAGTTGGGAAAACTGTTCCATACTCTCCATTGGCTCTGGAGCACCCAATTTTATTGGATGGGGACACCTGTCGGATACAAGCTTTATTGATGAGCTTTACATATTCGATAAGGCATTGACCCAAGAGGAAATACAAGAAATAATGAATGATTAA
- a CDS encoding glucoamylase family protein: protein MRLILISIALAVASLVMGCNGQKTKKDKSVADNTPAKKTYSDEALLDSVQYQTFNYFWEGAEPISGLARERFHMDNVYPNHDKDIITTGGSGFGLMAILVGVERKFITRQQALERYEKIVDYLEKADRFHGAWPHWLLPSGKVTPFSKKDNGGDLVETAFLVQGLLAVKEYFKDGNEREQKLADKIQQLWEGVEWDWYTKNGEDVLYWHWSPEYKWEMNFPVGGYNECLIMYVLAAASPTHSIKKSVYEKGWALDGKIAQDTTYYGLETELNHYEHDNAPVGPLFWAHYSYLGLNPKNLKDQYADYWKLNTNHAMIQYKYAVDNPKGYKGYGEDCWGLTSSYSIKGYAGHRPGMDLGVISPTAALSSMPYTPKESMQFLRFMYTEQDSLVGEYGPYDAFSLEDNWYLPRYLAIDQGPIPVMIENYRSGLLWKLFMANIDVQKGLEKLGFKTQE from the coding sequence ATGCGGTTAATTTTAATTTCAATTGCTTTGGCCGTTGCATCCTTGGTTATGGGATGCAATGGCCAAAAAACTAAAAAGGACAAAAGTGTAGCGGATAATACTCCAGCTAAGAAAACATATTCCGATGAAGCATTGTTGGATTCGGTTCAGTACCAAACCTTCAACTATTTTTGGGAGGGAGCGGAGCCCATTTCTGGTTTGGCGCGGGAACGTTTTCATATGGACAATGTGTATCCCAATCACGATAAAGATATCATTACCACAGGTGGATCTGGATTTGGACTCATGGCTATCTTGGTTGGTGTGGAACGGAAGTTCATCACACGTCAACAAGCGTTGGAGCGCTATGAGAAAATTGTGGATTATTTGGAAAAAGCAGACCGTTTTCATGGTGCATGGCCCCATTGGCTGTTGCCATCAGGAAAAGTGACTCCCTTCAGTAAAAAGGATAATGGAGGTGATTTGGTGGAGACTGCATTTCTCGTACAGGGACTTTTGGCTGTAAAGGAGTACTTCAAAGATGGCAATGAACGTGAACAAAAGCTAGCGGATAAAATCCAGCAGCTCTGGGAAGGTGTTGAGTGGGACTGGTATACCAAGAATGGGGAAGATGTGCTGTATTGGCACTGGAGCCCAGAATACAAATGGGAAATGAATTTCCCTGTGGGAGGGTATAACGAATGCCTGATTATGTACGTCCTTGCAGCTGCATCGCCAACCCATTCCATCAAAAAAAGTGTGTATGAAAAGGGCTGGGCCTTGGATGGCAAAATAGCACAAGACACCACCTATTATGGTTTGGAAACCGAATTGAATCATTATGAGCATGATAATGCACCTGTTGGTCCCTTGTTTTGGGCGCATTATTCCTATTTGGGGCTCAATCCAAAAAACCTTAAAGACCAATACGCGGATTATTGGAAATTGAACACCAATCACGCTATGATTCAGTATAAATACGCCGTGGACAATCCAAAAGGCTATAAAGGATATGGGGAAGATTGCTGGGGACTAACATCGAGCTATTCCATAAAAGGATATGCCGGTCACCGTCCAGGGATGGATTTAGGAGTGATTTCACCCACTGCAGCCTTGTCATCCATGCCGTATACACCTAAAGAAAGTATGCAGTTTTTACGGTTTATGTACACCGAGCAGGATAGTTTGGTTGGGGAATACGGTCCGTATGATGCATTTAGTTTGGAAGACAACTGGTATTTGCCTAGATATTTGGCCATAGATCAAGGTCCAATTCCTGTAATGATTGAAAATTACAGGAGTGGTTTGTTGTGGAAATTGTTCATGGCTAATATAGATGTACAAAAAGGATTGGAAAAGCTAGGCTTTAAAACCCAAGAATAA
- a CDS encoding glucoamylase family protein: MVKNIVGYFLLCTLFLLSCSDDGKGPTGLSELPTDDEVPVEEEEEPTITNEELMDLTQEETFKYFWDYAEENSGGARERYHPNDPGRDANVVTAGGTGFGLMALLVGMERGFISREQGVERLTTLLDFLENADRFHGAWSHWINGANGSVIPFSAMDNGGDLVETAFLAQGLICVKEYFKNGSASEQTLAQQADDLWKGVEWDWYTQGQNVLYWHWSPNFGFDINFQLRGYNEVLITYIMAAASPDYGISKEVYTSGWASDGSIVSANTQYGYPLWVKHNGSEQFGGPLFWAHYSYLGLNPRNLSDDYVDYWDVNINHSMINYTYCVDNPNNYLDYGEDCWGLTASYSRNNDGSIGYNAHSPSNDTGVISPTAAISSIPYTPDESLAAMHYFYKNKEELLGPAGFYDAFSPQNNYWVAEAYLAIDQGPQIIMIENYRTGLLWNLFMANEDVQAGLTKLGF; this comes from the coding sequence ATGGTAAAAAACATAGTTGGATATTTTTTGCTTTGCACACTTTTCTTGCTTTCATGCTCTGATGATGGCAAGGGACCTACAGGGCTATCAGAATTACCTACGGACGATGAGGTTCCCGTTGAGGAGGAGGAAGAACCAACCATTACCAATGAAGAACTCATGGACCTGACCCAGGAGGAAACCTTTAAATATTTTTGGGATTACGCCGAAGAAAATTCAGGCGGGGCCAGGGAACGATACCATCCAAATGACCCAGGTAGGGATGCCAACGTGGTTACTGCAGGAGGTACGGGCTTTGGTCTTATGGCGTTGCTAGTGGGAATGGAAAGAGGTTTTATCAGTAGGGAACAAGGTGTAGAACGATTGACTACACTTTTGGATTTTCTAGAGAACGCAGACCGGTTTCATGGGGCATGGTCGCACTGGATTAATGGCGCCAATGGGTCTGTGATTCCATTCAGCGCTATGGATAATGGAGGTGATCTGGTCGAGACGGCGTTTTTGGCTCAAGGCCTTATTTGTGTAAAAGAATATTTTAAGAATGGAAGTGCATCAGAACAAACACTGGCACAACAGGCAGATGACCTCTGGAAAGGTGTTGAATGGGATTGGTACACCCAAGGCCAAAACGTGCTGTATTGGCATTGGAGTCCAAACTTTGGATTCGATATCAATTTTCAACTAAGGGGATATAACGAAGTATTAATCACCTACATTATGGCCGCAGCTTCTCCTGATTATGGTATATCAAAGGAAGTTTATACTAGCGGTTGGGCTTCAGATGGTAGTATAGTCTCGGCCAATACCCAATACGGATATCCACTTTGGGTTAAGCATAATGGATCAGAACAGTTTGGTGGCCCCTTGTTTTGGGCACACTATTCCTATTTGGGATTAAATCCAAGAAACCTGTCCGATGATTATGTGGATTATTGGGATGTAAACATCAACCACTCCATGATCAACTATACGTACTGTGTAGACAATCCCAACAATTATTTAGATTATGGAGAAGACTGTTGGGGCTTAACGGCGAGCTACTCTAGAAATAATGATGGCAGTATAGGATATAATGCCCATAGTCCATCAAATGATACCGGGGTTATATCACCTACGGCTGCCATAAGCTCAATTCCGTACACTCCTGACGAATCGTTGGCCGCAATGCATTATTTTTATAAAAATAAAGAGGAATTATTGGGCCCAGCCGGATTTTATGATGCCTTTAGTCCGCAAAATAATTATTGGGTGGCCGAAGCGTACTTGGCCATAGACCAAGGTCCTCAGATTATTATGATTGAAAACTACCGAACTGGGTTGCTTTGGAATCTGTTTATGGCAAACGAAGATGTACAGGCCGGTTTGACCAAACTTGGATTTTAA
- a CDS encoding alpha/beta hydrolase-fold protein — translation MTKQLSFFLLLLTCNLVAAQWQSKYEAKMLIEGNDTLRYRIMYPNNFQEDGNYPVVLFLHGAGERGNDNEKQLVHGGKLFATDYLQERYPAIVIFPQCPTNSYWSNVDVDRSTYPIKLNFNYKGGPTKPLEMVMDLLQTTIEQPYANDNQVYLMGLSMGGMGTFELLSRKPDTFAAAIPICGGGDPNSVATYAKKIPLWVFHGAQDNVVNPLQSMEMVSALLSAGAYPRFTVYDFANHNSWDPAFAEPDLLPWLFSHKKESP, via the coding sequence ATGACAAAACAATTATCATTTTTTCTTTTGCTCCTCACTTGTAATTTGGTCGCTGCACAATGGCAATCAAAATATGAAGCCAAAATGTTGATCGAAGGGAACGATACTTTAAGATATCGGATAATGTATCCCAATAATTTTCAGGAAGATGGGAATTATCCTGTTGTACTTTTTCTACATGGAGCTGGAGAACGTGGAAACGATAATGAAAAACAATTGGTACATGGCGGTAAGTTATTCGCTACGGATTATCTGCAAGAGCGATATCCGGCAATCGTTATTTTTCCACAGTGTCCAACCAATAGCTATTGGTCCAACGTGGATGTGGACCGAAGCACCTATCCCATAAAATTGAACTTTAATTACAAGGGAGGTCCTACCAAACCCTTAGAAATGGTGATGGATTTGCTCCAAACCACCATTGAACAACCCTATGCCAATGACAATCAAGTGTACCTGATGGGATTGTCCATGGGGGGCATGGGCACTTTTGAATTGTTAAGTAGAAAACCGGATACGTTTGCAGCCGCAATTCCAATTTGCGGAGGAGGAGACCCTAATTCCGTAGCAACCTATGCCAAAAAAATACCGCTGTGGGTGTTTCACGGGGCACAAGACAACGTGGTGAATCCGTTGCAATCCATGGAAATGGTATCCGCACTTTTAAGCGCTGGGGCTTATCCAAGGTTTACGGTATACGATTTTGCCAATCATAACAGCTGGGACCCTGCCTTTGCAGAACCCGATTTGTTGCCTTGGCTGTTTTCACACAAAAAAGAAAGTCCATAA